Genomic segment of Primulina tabacum isolate GXHZ01 chromosome 11, ASM2559414v2, whole genome shotgun sequence:
ATGAGTCAGTTGCAATATCGCCAAAAGATCTATCGTTTGGACAAAATGAAAGATGTAAATGATGAGTTTATTTTCTGTGGACCTCCCTAGCTTTTGTAGACAAaaggcatatatatatatatatatatatatatatatatcgctCCCTAGAATTTTCGCcctatacttttttttttttgttatattgTAAGCTTgggaaaaattataaataaaaaatattattagctCAGTTAATAGTTAATACCAATGTTCTATATGGTTAACATGCATTCGCTTTTTAGTTTTAACATTAATTTACAAGGTTTCattgaaatttttaaattaaaatagatacatattgaataaaaaattatgatttaaaatattatgtgcTGATTGATAGTAAGCTCATTTGTCTTAATAGTATAGATTTGTACTAACTATTAttcaattttaaaactttatatttttaagaacttaaaaatttatctagttaatttaaaatttatggtatttctattatttttatttagtattttaaataaagtattataattaaagtaaaaatttaaaatatatattttaactcTTAAAACTCATACTAAACTCGTATAATTTTGCAAAGTTTGCTAGTCTCAAATTCGGCCCACACACCAAATATCTGAAACCTTTCTTGCCCAAACAATGGACGGCTAACAATCGCCGTCCCGCCCCCAAGAAAAATCAAGACGTTTCCATATCGTACACGTGTCCTCACCTAACCCTCTCCCCCTCTCTCTCTCAACCCTCCCTTCCTCTTATCTTCTTCACTTATCTCAAAACCCTCGGTCTGCTTAACATTCCCAATTTCTAGGGTTCATTTTTTGCGATCAACAGGAAATCCAATCTCTCTTGTGCTCGCGTTAAAATCTAGGTTTTTCGTTTTTTACTTTACTTTGAGAAAATGGCATCCTCCGCAGCTCAAATTCACGTTCTTGGCGCCACGACTCACTTTACATCTGCTAGTACAGCTGGGAATAATCCTGCTAAAACCGTGTTTTTCGGAACGAAGCTCAATAATACGGTGTCTTTTGGGTTGAAGTTGCGAACCAAGGCCAGGAACAGCAGCTCACGGAGGAACTCTCAGCTACGTGTGGTTGCGGAGAAAGTTGTTGGGATTGATCTTGGGACTACAAATTCTGCTGTTGCTGCAATGGAAGGTGGGAAGCCCACAATTGTGACCAATGTTGAGGGCCAGAGAACGACGCCATCTGTCGTTGCTTACACGAAAACTGGTGATAGGCTGGTGGGCCAAATCGCTAAGCGCCAGGCGGTGGTGAATCCTGTAAATACTTTCTTCTCGGTGAAGAGGTTTATTGGGAGGAAGATGTCAGAAGTTGACGAGGAGTCTAAGCAGGTTTCGTACCATGTGGTGAGAGATGAGAATGGGAATGTTAAGCTCGACTGCCCTGCCATTGGGAAACAGTTTGCAGCCGAGGAAATTTCAGCTCAGGTATATTCGCACAAGTTCCGTTTTtatcttaaaaaattatttgtttgtttatttttattttactgatTTAGTTATTGTGGATTGGAATCTTTATTGGTTTATGCTCTAAATTGattgttttaaatttcgagATTGAATTGCTATTTCATTTTATGTTTGAGAAGAAACCTGTATGCGTTGAATATGTTGGTGAAGTTTAAATTTGTAAAACCTCTCTGGTCATCAATCAGCTCTTCTAGACGTTCCTTTATATTACTACAGCATAAAAGCAAGAATTTTTCTGTTTTGATTTCATGTACTTGATAGAGACAGACATCTCAAGTCACTTACATTGCTTTAAATTCACGAAACTCCAAGTGCATATTTCATCCTATATTTTTTGGGTGCCCATAATCTTGACCTTTAAGAGACAGTAGTTTTGCCAGATGGCCATTCTTGAGAAGTTCACTGCTCTGTTGTAGTTTTGTCTAACAAGGAAATTTACCTGGATTATTTAGCATTTGATGTTTTTGCTTTATGTGTTGATATTTGCATATTAATTTATGGTGTCTTTTTATAGAGAATGGATTCACAGTGGAAAGGCATATGGTTTATTCTTTCCTGGAAGTTCTTCTCTAAGATCAATTTTCCAGCACCTACCAGGCTTTCTGTTAACCTTCTAAACAGTTTGCGTCTATTGGTGCTTACAGACAAAATAGCAGAACCATTACCATTTAATTCTGAAAACCATGCATTTTACTGATCTGTTTCATTTTTTGGTTATAGAAAACTAAAATGATGATTTTCTAGGGTTtatttttgcatcaaattcttgaCTGCCACAGTTagattatatgatttaatttcATCTAGTGACTTTTGTTATTTTCGGTTGTAGGTACTGAGGAAGCTTGTGGATGACGCATCAAAGTTTTTGAATGACAAGGTCACAAAAGCAGTGGTCACAGTTCCTGCATACTTTAATGATTCTCAGAGAACTGCAACCAAGGATGCTGGTCGTATTGCTGGACTGGAGGTTCTCCGAATTATAAATGAGCCGACTGCTGCATCATTGGCCTATGGTTTTGAGAAGAAAAGCAACGAAACCATTCTGGTTTTTGACCTTGGAGGTGGTACTTTTGATGTTTCAGGTATGTATGTGTTTTTTTATTCCCTTTAAGCCGCAAACTCCAGCAAAGTTCTTTGTTGGTGATTGTTTTGAGCAAATTTTTCTATATGGTTCAAACAATGTGCATGCTTTTTAATTCTCTGTTGAATTGATGTACTTTTTGTTCTAGCATGACCTATTTGTTTTGTGTCATCACAAGCTTTCAGCTGAGTTTGATCAAGTACCTGAGGCATTTGTTATATTGGCAATTTTGAGAATATCTTTCAGGCCTGTTGAATTGTGTTTATCTATTACGTATATTCGTGACTGCCaatgttcttttttttttttttgaaattgtaggCTGTGTAGCAAATACTAGGAGTAACATAATTGTGGAATTTTAGCTTTTACTTATGAATGATGTGCATTTAAGGGTTGTGTTGAAGGTATATATTCATATTTTTGGTTTTAAACTATTGTTTTTGGCAGTGTTTTAATCTATGTAGCACAAACACCTTAAAAAAAATCTGAAGTATCGAACACGGATATGGACACGCGTGCCGGATACGGCAAAATCTGTGTCATTGACTTTTTTAGGGTTGACCAGTCGGACACGCTGAGGACACATCGCAGGCACGTTTCggcaaaaaaaattcaaaaaattttgaattttttttcttttggatCACTGCTATGAAGATGTACATCGtatatatttacataaatatatatatttctacaatatatttatatctctacaattttaaatttttaatactaAATTAATATTTGTTTATGTATATATGTGATATTTATGTAGTTTTTAGTAATTGTCGTATTCTTGTCGTATCGTATCTtatgttttcaaaattttccgtATCGCCATATTCGATACCCCGTACCCGTATATATGAAACATAGGTTTTAATGAGTTTTTTTGGCTTCTACTGCAATGCTAGTTCTTGAGGTTGGTGATGGTGTTTTCGAGGTGCTGTCTACTTCTGGAGATACGCATCTTGGTGGTGATGACTTTGACAAggtttatttttctttgatttACCGAAGACAACTTTCCAGTCCTCCCTTGTTACTAACACATTTTGTTACTAGTACATTTACCTGACATGTCCCTTTGGTTTAttgtattaatttattattgctCTGATAATTTTAAATCCATTGGAATTCTAGAGAATTGTTGATTGGCTTGCtgcaaatttcaaaaaggaTGAGGGAGTAGATCTATTGAAGGACAAACAAGCCCTTCAGCGCTTGACTGAAACAGCAGAGAAAGCTAAAATGGATCTGTCATCTTTGACACAAACTAATATTAGGCatgtttatgtttttgtgaCATTGTTTCGAACTATTGATGTGTATGAATTCTCATGACTCTATTTTGCAATTCTTAGTGTGAGTGAATTCTTACCATTTTTCCTTCCCTTTGGTCAGTTTGCCTTTTATTACTGCCACTGCAGATGGCCCCAAACATATTGAAACCACTATCACGCGGGCGAAGTTTGAAGAATTGTGCTCAGACCTGCTGGACAGGTGAGTTTTGACCACAATTTGATTcccttttttctttatttaatttcttcttttaaaaattgtttCGATCTTTTTTTCATGTCTGCCAGTTACCGTTCTCTGTTTATTCTCTTTTGCTGGATCCTTTTTGTTGGGgttatttttctctttttctgtCATTTTACTTAACTTAAACCTTTTGAGTTATTATGTTTCTTTCTCAGGCTTAAAAGACCTGTTCAGAGTTCCTTGAGTGATGCTAAACTCTCATTCAGCGATTTAGACGAGGTCATCCTTGTAGGTGGATCCACACGAATTCCAGCTGTCCAGGAACTTGTCAAGAAATTGACTGGAAAGGACCCAAATGTTACAGTGAATCCTGATGAAGTTGTTGCCCTTGGAGCTGCAGTCCAAGTACTCCATCTTATCCTTTTTTTAGCTGTTCTATATTGGTAGAGTAATGTTAGTCTGATTTGATTTCCCACTTATTTTATTGGGATAGGCTGGTGTTTTGGCGGGAGATGTCAGTGATATCGTCCTT
This window contains:
- the LOC142517904 gene encoding stromal 70 kDa heat shock-related protein, chloroplastic-like codes for the protein MASSAAQIHVLGATTHFTSASTAGNNPAKTVFFGTKLNNTVSFGLKLRTKARNSSSRRNSQLRVVAEKVVGIDLGTTNSAVAAMEGGKPTIVTNVEGQRTTPSVVAYTKTGDRLVGQIAKRQAVVNPVNTFFSVKRFIGRKMSEVDEESKQVSYHVVRDENGNVKLDCPAIGKQFAAEEISAQVLRKLVDDASKFLNDKVTKAVVTVPAYFNDSQRTATKDAGRIAGLEVLRIINEPTAASLAYGFEKKSNETILVFDLGGGTFDVSVLEVGDGVFEVLSTSGDTHLGGDDFDKRIVDWLAANFKKDEGVDLLKDKQALQRLTETAEKAKMDLSSLTQTNISLPFITATADGPKHIETTITRAKFEELCSDLLDRLKRPVQSSLSDAKLSFSDLDEVILVGGSTRIPAVQELVKKLTGKDPNVTVNPDEVVALGAAVQAGVLAGDVSDIVLLDVTPLSLGLETLGGVMTKIIPRNTTLPTSKSEVFSTAADGQTSVEINVLQGEREFVRDNKTVGSFRLDGIPPAPRGVPQIEVKFDIDANGILSVTAIDKGTGKKQDITITGASTLPSDEVERMVKEAEKFSKEDKEKRDAIDTKNQADSVVYQTEKQLKELGDKVPAPVKEKVEAKLGELKTVISGGSTQAIKEAMAALNQEVMQLGQSLYNQPGAAPGTGPAPGGGSSTSESTNKGPEGDVIDADFTDSQ